A stretch of the Hippoglossus hippoglossus isolate fHipHip1 chromosome 1, fHipHip1.pri, whole genome shotgun sequence genome encodes the following:
- the LOC117764363 gene encoding LOW QUALITY PROTEIN: malate dehydrogenase, cytoplasmic-like (The sequence of the model RefSeq protein was modified relative to this genomic sequence to represent the inferred CDS: deleted 2 bases in 1 codon), which produces MCSARTSQSSWSCWIPPMLPVLDGVVMELQDCALPLLREVIPTDKVEVGFKDLDAAILVGSMPRKEGMERKDLLKANVAIFKTQGSALDKYAKKTVKVLVVGNPANTNCLIASKSAPSIPKENFSCLTRLDHNRASSQVAMRCGVSSDNVKNVIIWGNHSSTQYPDVHHTKVNVHGSEMGAYDAIKDDAWLRGDFISTVQLRGAAVIKARKLSSAMSAAKAICDHMRDIWFGTKEGEFISMGVYAAGNPYGIPEDLIYSFPIQIKNKTWKVVDGLSINDFSRAKMDATAAELVDERDTAMDFLSQ; this is translated from the exons ATGTGTTCGGCAAGGACCAG CCAATCGTCTTGGTCCTGCTGG ATCCCTCCCATGCTGCCGGTGCTGGACGGAGTCGTCATGGAGCTGCAGGACTGTGCCCTCCCACTGCTGAGGG AGGTCATCCCCACTGACAAAGTGGAGGTGGGCTTCAAGGACCTGGATGCCGCCATCTTGGTGGGTTCCATGCCCAGGAAGGAGGGCATGGAGAGGAAGGACCTGCTGAAGGCCAACGTGGCCATTTTCAAGACGCAGGGCAGCGCGTTGGACAAGTACGCCAAGAAGACCGTCAAG gtTTTGGTGGTTGGAAATCCGGCAAACACCAACTGTCTGATCGCCTCCAAGTCTGCTCCATCGATCCCCAAAGAGAACTTCTCCTGCCTCACGCGCCTGGACCACAACAGAGCCTCCtcccag GTGGCGATGCGTTGCGGCGTGTCCTCTGACAACGTGAAGAACGTCATCATCTGGGGGAACCACTCCTCCACCCAGTACCCCGACGTCCACCACACCAAGGTCAACGTCCACGGCTCGGAGATGGGCGCCTACGACGCCATCAAGGACGACGCATGGCTCAGAGGAGACTTCATCTCT actGTGCAGTTGCGCGGTGCCGCCGTCATCAAGGCCAGGAAGCTGTCCAGTGCCATGTCCGCTGCCAAGGCCATCTGCGACCACATGAGGGACATCTGGTTCGGCACCAAGGAG GGTGAGTTCATCTCCATGGGCGTTTACGCTGCTGGAAACCCCTACGGAATCCCAGAGGACCTCATCTACTCCTTCCCCATCCAGATCAAG AACAAGACCTGGAAGGTGGTTGACGGTCTCTCCATCAACGACTTCTCCCGAGCCAAGATGGACGCCACAGCGGCCGAGCTGGTGGACGAGCGAGACACCGCCATGGACTTCCTGTCCCAGTGA